AAACAAGTTCTACAGCTTGTGCGGAATATTTTTTGGCAATAGGCTTTTTGCCAGGAATTGTTTTTAGCATTCTCAATCCATTTAAAATGACAAGAATCGTACTACCTTCATGACCAATCACGCCTAAGGGTAAGTTGATGATCTGGAAAAAATTGGATAAAACGAGTAACACAATGATTCCAGCAGAAAATGCAATATTTTGAGTGACGATACGTTTTAATTTCTTTGAAAGTTGATGACTCATTTGCAATTTTTCCAAATCATTTTGCATTAGAACCATGTCTGCTACATCCATCGCAATATCAGTTCCTTCACCCATCGCGACTCCAATCGCTGCATTTGCCAAAGCAGGGGCATCATTGATTCCATCACCGACCATCGCATTCATACCATATTTTGCTTTTTGTTCTTTGATTAGTACTGTTTTGTCTTCTGGTAAGCAATTTGCATAAATTTGATCGATGTCAAGTTCGTTTGCCACAGCTGTAGCTGTTTTGTCGTGATCACCAGTAATCATCGTCGTATGAATACCATTTTCTTTAAAGTAAGCAATCACATTTTTTGCCTCAGGTTTTGGAATATCTAGCAAGCCAAAATAAGCAATGAGCTCTTGATTTTTAAATAAATAGATTACGGTTTTTCCATCGTTTTGTAATTTTTCGATTGTTTGATTTAAACTTTCGTCAATGATAGTTTGATCATTGAATGAATTTTTCCCAACGCGCCAAGTCGTATCATCAAGTGTTGTTTCCATTCCGAAGCCGATAATGTTTTTTACTTCTATCTTTTCATAGTTAGCGGTAGTTTCATGATCAAAGTGTGTAATAATTGCTTGAGCCAAAGGGTGGGTGGATTGTCTCTCCATTGCAATAAGAATATTTATGGCATCTTGATTATTAGTTAAAAAAACTGAATCAGTAACGACTGGTACGCCATGTGTTAATGTTCCTGTTTTGTCAAATGCAATTGCCTTCAAAGATGCTAAATTTTCTAAATAGACGCCACCTTTAAATAAGACCCCATTTCTGGCTCCATTGGAGATAGCAGCTAAAGTAGCAGGGGTCGCCGAAGCTACTAATGCGCATGGCGAAGCAACAACAAGTAAGACCATTCCTCTATAAAAACTTTCATTCCATGACCA
This sequence is a window from Enterococcus sp. 7F3_DIV0205. Protein-coding genes within it:
- a CDS encoding heavy metal translocating P-type ATPase; protein product: MKLTEEKKAILSTILCLLFMMLGFILEKNGVSFYPISFIFAILFGGFKQTKEGIIETVENKRLNVDLLMALAAIGACIIGNWFEGAMLTFIFCLSGALEEYTTNKSKKEISSLMNMQPETALLLNNQGKTTEIAVSELKIGDLVLVPKGASIPIDGILCAGSSTIDEAAITGESIPSEKRKEDPLFGGTINLGEAITMSVSKNSEDTLFAKIIRLVDEAQNTPSQTASFIEKLENIYVKVVLIAIPLMILIPYLFLGWSWNESFYRGMVLLVVASPCALVASATPATLAAISNGARNGVLFKGGVYLENLASLKAIAFDKTGTLTHGVPVVTDSVFLTNNQDAINILIAMERQSTHPLAQAIITHFDHETTANYEKIEVKNIIGFGMETTLDDTTWRVGKNSFNDQTIIDESLNQTIEKLQNDGKTVIYLFKNQELIAYFGLLDIPKPEAKNVIAYFKENGIHTTMITGDHDKTATAVANELDIDQIYANCLPEDKTVLIKEQKAKYGMNAMVGDGINDAPALANAAIGVAMGEGTDIAMDVADMVLMQNDLEKLQMSHQLSKKLKRIVTQNIAFSAGIIVLLVLSNFFQIINLPLGVIGHEGSTILVILNGLRMLKTIPGKKPIAKKYSAQAVELV